From a region of the Pongo pygmaeus isolate AG05252 chromosome 5, NHGRI_mPonPyg2-v2.0_pri, whole genome shotgun sequence genome:
- the LOC129038352 gene encoding uncharacterized LOC127903862 homolog: MIPHEEPGSPTEIKCDFPFIRLKSEPARQ; encoded by the coding sequence ATGATTCCTCATGAAGAGCCTGGATCCCCTACAGAAATCAAATGTGACTTTCCGTTTATCAGACTAAAATCAGAGCCAGCCAGACAGTGA